In Planctomycetota bacterium, the genomic stretch GCCGAACGGCTCCGCGTCCACGAGAGGGACTCGGAGATCCACGAGACGGACGTCGCGACCTGGCGGAAGGCGCGCGCGGCAGGAAAGACAACGGAGCCGCCGCCTCCTCGGCCGGAGCGGCCGGCGTCGCGCCGCGCGGCAGTGGTCGACATTACGGTCGAGGCGCTCGCCGCAATGCTCGCCAACAATCCGCGAGGCCTCCTTCTCGCTCGAGACGAGCTCTCCGGCTGGCTCGGCAATCTTGGCCGCTATGCAAACGCCGCTCCCGGCGCCGACGAGAGTTTTTTCCTGTCGGCCTACGATGGCGAGGAGCACAGCGTCGACCGGCGGACGGGAGACCGTACCGAGATCGGCGTCGAGACGGCGGCCGTCTCCATCACCGGGACGATACAGCCGAGCGTTTTTCGACAGCACGTCACGGCGCAGCGACGAGCTAGCGGCCTCCTCGCGCGGCTCTTCGTGACGAGTCCGCCAGGCCGGCCGTCCCGATGGACGGAAGCCGAGGTCTCCTTCGCGACGCGCCAGGCCTACGAGGACGTCGTCGCCGCGCTCTACGAGCTCAAGGCGGACGTCGACGCCGACGGCAAGGAGCGGCCGAGGATCGCCAGGATCGCGCCGGAGGCGAAGCGGCTTTACGTCGCCTGGCACGACGAGAAGGCCGACGAGATCGCGACGACTCGCGGCGAGGACTTGGCCGGCGCGATCTCCAAGCTCCGCGGTATGGCCGGCCGTCTCGCGCTCGTGCTCCACATGGCGAGGGCCGTCGTCGATCGAGCGGTCGATCCCGACGTCGTCGACGCCGACAGCATGCGCCGAGCGATCGTCCTTGCGGAGTGGTTCAAGGCCGAGGCCGTGAGGACGTATCGACTTTTCAGCGAGTCGGCGGAGGAGTACGAGGAGCGGACCGGCGACGAGAAGCTCCTCGCCTGGCTCCGTCGCCAGGCGGAGCCGGTCACGGCTCGCGAGGCGCTGACGCGCTGCCGATGGCTGGCGACCGCCGAGGAGGCGGAGGCGGCTCTCTCCCGCCTGGCGGCAGGCGGCCACGGCTCGTGGCAATCCAAGCCGCCAGGCGATCGCGGCGGCAGGCCGACCAGGATCTTCCTCCTCGCCGAGCCGGCCGATCCTCCGCCGACTGCGACAGCACAACCCGCGAAAATCCCGCCGTTTCCGAGTTTCGCTAACGCTGACGATCCGCCGACGCTCTCCGGCGGAGTCGTCGAGGTATGAGCGGCCTCGCGTCAGCGGCTCCGGCGACGCGCCGCGTCGACGTCCGCGATCGAGTCGCGGGAGCGGTCTACGTCGGCCGAGCCGCGCCTCGCGCCGGCCTGGCCGGGAGTCCCTTCGCCAATCCCTTCCGGGTCGACGTCGACGGCTCGCGGGACGACGTCGTGGCTCGGTACCGCGAGTGGATCCTCGGCGAGCCTGGCCTCCTCGGTCGCCTCCACGAGCTCCACGGCCGGCCGCTGGCGTGCTGGTGTCCGTCAGGCCTGGCGTGCCACGCCGACGTCCTCGCGGCTCTCGTCGAGGCGGAGGCGACCCTCCGAGGCCTTGTGGAGGCCGGCGTCCGCGTCGAGGTCGCCGGCGACCGGCTCCGACTCCACCCGGCCGACCCGGCGGCCACGATCGACGAGACGCTCGTCGAGCGAGCCAGGCGGTACAAGGCCGAGATCCGCGGCCTCCTCGCCACGGTCCCGCCGCTGCCGAATCCTCGCGAGACGTGGCTCGCCGCGGTCGACCGCCTGGCGGAGACTGTCCACGTCCCGCCGGAGATCCTCGCCGATCTCCGAGCGGCGAAGGTGAAGTGGAGCTAGACTTGTAGTCGAAAGGGACAGTATGAAGAAGCTGTCGGAGCAACTCCGCGAGGCGATCGAGACGGCCGGCGTGAGCCGCTACGAGATCGCCAAGATCTCCGGCGTCTCTCAGCCTTCGCTTTCTAAGTTCGTCCTCCGCCAGCGGCCAGGCCTCTCCTTCGACGCGATGGATCGCGTCGGCCTGGCGCTCGGTCTCTCGATCGTGAAGAAGAAGTCCGGCAAAAAACGAGGATCCAAACGTGGCCACTCTCGGCACTGAAAGCTACCACCTCGGCAACGGCTCGACGACGACGACTTACCGCGTGCTCTTCGTCGATCCGACCGGCAGGCGGCAGACGATCCGGCTCGGCAAGGTGAGCAAGCGGCTCGCCGAGACGACGAAGATCCGCGTCGAGGAGATCCTCGCGGCGAGGATCGCCGGCCACTCGATCGCGACCGAGACGGCCGCGTGGCTCGCCAAGATCGGCGACGTCGTCCACGACAAGCTCGCTCGCGTCGGTCTCGTCGAGCCGCGAGAGGCCGCGACGGCTGACGAGTCGAAAGTACCGCTCGGCGTGATCGTCGAGCGGTACATCGCCAGCCGCTCCAAGCTCAAGCCGAACACGCTCCGGAACTACGAGACGACGAAGCGGCTCCTCAAGGAGCACTTCGGAGAAGCTCGACTCGTGCGGACGATCCACGCCGGCCACGCGAAAGACTACCGGGAGTGGCTCGTCGGGAAGTACGCGGCCGCCACGGTGGCGCGAGAGATCAAGCGAGCGAGGCAGTTTTTCGAGTACGCGAAGGATTGCCGCGTGATCGACGAGAATCCCTTCCTCAAAGTGCGAGCGGGATCCCAGAAGAACACGCGGCGGAAGCATCCCGTCAGCCGCGACGTGATCGACAAGGTACTCGCGGCCTGTCCGAACAACGACTGGCGGCTCGCGGTCGTGCTTGCTCGCTACGGCGGCTTGCGGATTCCGAGCGAGCTCCAGCGGCTGACGTGGCGAGACATCGACTGGGGCGGTCGCCGCTTCACTGTCCGCGTGCCGAAGAAGGAGCACATCGACGGCCACGAGACGCGGGTCGTGCCGATCTTCCCGGAGATCGAGCCGTACCTCCGCCAGGCCTACGACGACGCTCCCGAAGGCAGCGTCCACGTCCTACCCTCCCGATTCCACCACGAGGGGTACGTCTACGCTGGCGTGCTCCGGGCCGTCGAGCGTGCCGGCGTGCCGGCCTGGCCGAAACTGCTCGTGAACATGCGAGCCAGCCGGGAGACGGAGCTCATGCAGTGCCACCCGGAGCACGTCGTCCACGCTTGGATCGGCAACAGCAAGGAGGTCGCGGCCGACCACTACCTCATGCTGACCGACGACGACTTCGCTCGCGCGGCCGTCTACCCGGCACACTACCCGGCACAGTCAGCGTCCGGCGGAGGCCTTCTGGAGCCGTCACCCGAAACGAGAACGGCCATATCTCCCGCATTTGCGAGAGATACGGCCGTTTCAGTACCCCCACGGGGAGTCGAACCCCGGTTTTCGGACTGAGAACCCGACGTCCTGGGCCACTAGACGATGGGGGCGGCTGAAAATCCTTGTAGCAGAGCCGACCGGGGTGTCAAGGTTTTCCGATCGGGTCGACCGATCGGTCACGTGCCACTCCCGTCGACTGGCCACACCTGCGACTCTCATCGGCGCGTCACCCCCGCCGAGCCGAGTCGACGGGCACTGGTGACGATCGTAGAGGTCGCACCAGCCGGAGCGGGCGATGCCGCCCACGGCG encodes the following:
- a CDS encoding helix-turn-helix transcriptional regulator — its product is MKKLSEQLREAIETAGVSRYEIAKISGVSQPSLSKFVLRQRPGLSFDAMDRVGLALGLSIVKKKSGKKRGSKRGHSRH
- a CDS encoding DUF4326 domain-containing protein, producing the protein MSGLASAAPATRRVDVRDRVAGAVYVGRAAPRAGLAGSPFANPFRVDVDGSRDDVVARYREWILGEPGLLGRLHELHGRPLACWCPSGLACHADVLAALVEAEATLRGLVEAGVRVEVAGDRLRLHPADPAATIDETLVERARRYKAEIRGLLATVPPLPNPRETWLAAVDRLAETVHVPPEILADLRAAKVKWS